The DNA window TCCACCGGTCCTTCGCGGCCGAGTACGGCGTCACGGAGGAGGACCTCCGGGAGACGGCGAAGGCCCCGACCTGCGAGGCGTACACGAGCTTTCTCGTCCGGACGGCCCACGACCGGCCCGTCCCCGTCGCCGTCGCCGCGCTGTTCCCGTGTATGAAGGGCTACCTCGACGTGGCCGACCACATGGCCGAACTCGCCGAGGGCGACCACCGGTACACGCCGTTCATCGAGACGTACACGAGCGACGAGTTCCGCGCCGAGACCGCCTCGATGCGCGACCTCCTCGACGGGTACGCCGAGTCGTACCCCGGCCACCGCGACGCGATGCGCGAGGCGTTCCTCACGAGCGCCCGCCTCGAGGCGGCGTTCTGGGAGATGGCGTACGCCGGCGAGACGTGGCCGGCCGGCGATCGCGACGGCGGCCACGACCACGATCGCGGCGGAGCGTAACGTCGTGAAGTTACGCAGCGGCCGGATCGACCCGGATGTTTAAACGTTCGTGCGGGTATCTGGTGGTATGGCCGAGCCGCTCGCGGACGACTTCGGACGGGAGGTGACGGGCGTGCGAGTCTCGCTCACCGACCGGTGTAACTTCG is part of the Halorubrum aethiopicum genome and encodes:
- the tenA gene encoding thiaminase II, whose protein sequence is MVFSDTLLDAGSEIWAVQFEHPFVRELAAGDLAEAAFRRWLEQDYRYLLDYARAYAVAGAKAREEAAMATLLGGADAVLNEELDLHRSFAAEYGVTEEDLRETAKAPTCEAYTSFLVRTAHDRPVPVAVAALFPCMKGYLDVADHMAELAEGDHRYTPFIETYTSDEFRAETASMRDLLDGYAESYPGHRDAMREAFLTSARLEAAFWEMAYAGETWPAGDRDGGHDHDRGGA